In Vibrio cyclitrophicus, one genomic interval encodes:
- a CDS encoding efflux RND transporter periplasmic adaptor subunit, producing MNTVKVATIALLVGGALGFGVNHFVVGSAHNMSAMAGMEGTKSKADESNEPQYWVAPMDPNYQRDKPGQSPMGMDLIPVYADDLSGGSDKAGTLFIDPSIENNLGVKTAKVNFEALSPRIETVGYVAFDESTLWQTNVRAAGWVEKLYINAVGEKVNKGDVLFTLYSPELVKAQEELLSAYKTGRKGLVKGSTERLITLGVDKAQIRSIARKGKASQTIEIKAPADGVIASLNIREGGYLSPAQAVISAGPLNEVWVDAEVFERQAHWISSGSNAVMTLDAIPGKEWLGNVDYVYPILDPKTRTLRVRLKFSNPNGELKPNMFANIALKPISDEAVLTIPRSSVIHSGGMTRVVMSEGSGKYRSARIEVGREAGEKIEVLQGLEQGENIVTSAHFMLDSESSQSADLSRINGVEEEAETVWANGEISDVMQGSRMVTINHQPVPEWDWPGMVMNFTFAEGLDMRDVKLGQVIDFEMIKTESGQYEVVDYKVSAHQMASEVWVKGDITMLMADFGMITVNHKPVPDWDWKAGEMNFQVSDDLDLSEFTEGQSIRFLVAKQGSDYVLKSLEPTNSTGEGTL from the coding sequence ATGAATACAGTAAAAGTAGCGACTATCGCTTTGTTGGTCGGTGGTGCATTGGGTTTTGGTGTGAATCACTTCGTCGTTGGATCAGCGCATAACATGTCAGCGATGGCAGGTATGGAGGGAACGAAATCCAAAGCTGACGAAAGTAATGAACCTCAGTATTGGGTTGCACCAATGGACCCAAATTATCAGCGAGACAAGCCGGGTCAGTCACCTATGGGGATGGATTTAATCCCTGTTTATGCCGATGACTTAAGTGGGGGTTCAGACAAGGCAGGAACCTTATTTATCGACCCGTCGATAGAAAATAATCTTGGAGTCAAAACAGCGAAAGTTAATTTCGAAGCGCTGTCTCCTCGGATTGAAACGGTTGGTTATGTGGCGTTTGATGAAAGTACATTGTGGCAAACCAACGTAAGAGCAGCTGGCTGGGTTGAGAAGCTTTATATCAATGCTGTCGGTGAGAAGGTCAATAAGGGCGATGTGTTGTTCACTCTTTACTCGCCAGAGCTGGTAAAGGCACAAGAAGAGTTACTGAGTGCTTATAAAACGGGTCGCAAAGGATTGGTCAAGGGCTCCACTGAACGCTTGATCACCTTAGGTGTAGATAAAGCACAGATAAGGTCCATCGCTCGTAAAGGGAAAGCCTCGCAAACCATCGAAATCAAAGCGCCTGCGGATGGTGTGATCGCTAGCCTGAATATTCGAGAGGGTGGTTACCTTTCGCCTGCTCAAGCGGTAATCAGTGCAGGGCCTCTAAATGAAGTGTGGGTTGATGCTGAAGTCTTTGAACGCCAAGCACACTGGATCTCGTCAGGCAGCAATGCAGTGATGACGCTAGATGCCATTCCTGGCAAAGAGTGGTTGGGTAATGTCGATTACGTTTACCCAATCCTTGACCCAAAAACTCGAACCTTGCGCGTTCGTTTGAAGTTCTCCAATCCAAATGGCGAGCTTAAGCCAAATATGTTCGCCAATATTGCGCTGAAACCGATCAGTGATGAAGCAGTTCTTACTATCCCAAGATCGTCGGTGATTCACTCCGGTGGTATGACTCGAGTGGTGATGTCAGAAGGTTCTGGCAAGTATCGTTCTGCTCGTATTGAAGTTGGTCGTGAAGCTGGCGAAAAAATAGAGGTGCTTCAAGGGCTAGAGCAAGGTGAGAACATTGTCACTTCTGCGCACTTCATGTTGGATTCTGAATCGAGTCAATCGGCTGATCTTTCACGCATTAACGGCGTTGAAGAAGAAGCCGAAACCGTGTGGGCGAACGGTGAAATTTCCGATGTTATGCAAGGCAGCCGCATGGTGACGATTAACCATCAGCCCGTTCCAGAATGGGATTGGCCGGGCATGGTGATGAACTTCACCTTCGCTGAAGGCTTAGATATGAGAGACGTTAAGCTTGGTCAAGTTATTGATTTTGAGATGATCAAAACGGAATCAGGTCAGTATGAAGTCGTTGACTACAAGGTAAGCGCTCATCAAATGGCGAGCGAAGTGTGGGTAAAGGGAGACATCACTATGCTGATGGCGGACTTCGGAATGATCACTGTAAATCACAAGCCAGTGCCTGACTGGGATTGGAAGGCGGGTGAAATGAACTTCCAAGTAAGTGATGACCTTGATTTATCCGAGTTTACCGAGGGGCAAAGCATTCGGTTTCTAGTGGCGAAGCAGGGTTCTGATTATGTGCTCAAATCTCTCGAACCGACGAATAGCACGGGTGAGGGCACATTATGA
- a CDS encoding TolC family protein produces the protein MKPTTSVFGLSASVVVAAAFVSSAAFISTSALAAPTSTQADQQSSTQQLYTLIEIALSQDSNRKQYFAQSQAMRETGIASATLMDPKLKVGFGGLPVDSFQFDEDPMTNISVGLMQQFERGDTLDLQQKKAGQQADGLALQVQARELTVANSMTQLWLELGYQQVAEGVMRENRRLLVELENYVQTNYSIGKSEAQDLLNAQLQVSKLDEKLQANQQVQRRLISQLSEWLGSDWLGNQAISSQALGSKGILHATNQIDWSLLESKLATNNDATKHYQLLMEHPLVKITDATISSNQTQVELAEQAYTPQFGVEVMYAHRQANNMAGEPASDLVSAYLTVDIPLFTGNRQDKNLSAAQYQVGAAKSQKDTLLSQMNAQVNALLVDKANLTQRLERYQSTLLPQTSARISAVERGYQNNTAQFNDVIAATADELALQLEQQRLITDLNIVNSKLASLVSGFDYQVNELQLNTSATQNNSQSIKE, from the coding sequence ATAAAACCAACAACCTCCGTGTTTGGACTAAGCGCGAGTGTCGTGGTCGCTGCTGCCTTTGTTTCGAGTGCTGCTTTTATTTCAACCAGTGCTTTAGCTGCTCCTACTTCAACACAAGCCGATCAACAGAGTTCAACACAGCAACTCTATACATTGATTGAGATAGCATTGAGCCAAGACAGCAATCGCAAGCAGTACTTTGCTCAGTCGCAAGCGATGCGGGAAACCGGTATTGCCAGCGCGACCTTAATGGATCCGAAATTGAAAGTCGGATTTGGCGGACTGCCAGTCGATAGCTTCCAGTTTGATGAAGACCCGATGACCAATATTTCGGTCGGTCTAATGCAGCAATTCGAGCGTGGCGATACGCTAGACCTCCAGCAGAAAAAGGCGGGTCAGCAAGCGGATGGATTAGCGCTTCAAGTTCAGGCTCGTGAACTTACCGTTGCTAATAGCATGACGCAGTTATGGCTTGAATTGGGTTATCAACAAGTCGCTGAAGGTGTGATGCGTGAAAACCGACGCCTTTTGGTTGAGCTAGAGAACTATGTACAAACCAATTACTCGATTGGCAAAAGTGAAGCGCAAGATCTGCTTAATGCTCAGCTTCAAGTCAGCAAGCTTGATGAAAAGTTGCAAGCCAATCAGCAAGTTCAACGCCGTCTGATCTCTCAACTGTCTGAGTGGCTCGGTTCTGACTGGTTAGGGAATCAAGCGATTAGCTCTCAGGCTCTTGGTTCTAAAGGGATACTTCATGCGACTAATCAAATTGATTGGTCGTTATTGGAAAGCAAATTAGCAACCAACAACGATGCAACCAAGCACTATCAACTGTTGATGGAGCATCCGCTCGTTAAGATCACGGACGCGACGATCTCATCCAATCAAACACAAGTTGAGCTAGCCGAGCAAGCGTATACACCTCAATTTGGTGTGGAAGTGATGTATGCCCATCGACAAGCGAACAACATGGCTGGAGAACCGGCTTCTGATCTTGTCAGCGCTTATCTAACAGTCGATATCCCTCTGTTTACGGGGAACCGACAAGACAAGAATTTGTCTGCGGCTCAGTACCAAGTCGGCGCAGCAAAATCCCAAAAAGACACCTTACTTTCCCAAATGAACGCGCAAGTGAATGCGTTATTGGTGGATAAGGCGAACCTCACCCAGCGTTTAGAACGCTATCAAAGCACCTTGTTACCTCAGACATCCGCACGAATTAGTGCGGTGGAAAGAGGTTATCAAAACAACACCGCACAGTTTAACGATGTTATTGCAGCAACGGCGGATGAACTGGCACTCCAGCTTGAACAACAACGCTTAATCACCGATCTCAACATCGTAAATAGCAAGCTGGCATCGCTGGTCAGTGGCTTTGACTATCAAGTTAATGAACTGCAACTCAACACAAGCGCAACTCAAAACAACAGCCAATCAATAAAGGAATAG
- a CDS encoding CatB-related O-acetyltransferase, translating into MQKKHWSKFELLHEVVTNPNIHVKGQHSYYSDCWDYGFERSVVRYLHGDEVSRQWEPRWEIDELYIGDYVCIGAEVVILMGGNHTHRVDWFSLYPFMDVIEEAYIGKGDTHINDGVWLGMRAMIMPGVTIGEGAVVAANSVVTKDVAPYSIVGGSPAKLVKHRFDKSIIEELTSIKIYDWPPEKFEALRKHLCDSDLTALKNAMAEYDIHKLLNT; encoded by the coding sequence ATGCAAAAGAAGCATTGGTCCAAATTCGAGTTACTGCATGAAGTCGTAACCAACCCTAATATTCACGTAAAAGGTCAACACAGTTATTACAGCGATTGTTGGGATTACGGGTTTGAGCGTTCTGTTGTCCGTTATCTGCATGGTGACGAGGTCAGTCGCCAATGGGAACCGCGTTGGGAAATCGATGAGCTCTACATCGGTGATTACGTCTGCATTGGTGCTGAAGTCGTGATTTTGATGGGTGGCAACCATACACACAGAGTTGATTGGTTTTCGCTGTATCCATTTATGGATGTGATCGAAGAAGCCTACATTGGTAAAGGCGATACTCATATCAACGATGGGGTTTGGCTAGGGATGCGTGCCATGATCATGCCGGGCGTAACCATTGGAGAAGGCGCAGTAGTGGCGGCGAACAGCGTGGTAACCAAAGACGTCGCACCCTACAGCATTGTCGGTGGCTCTCCAGCGAAGTTAGTTAAACACCGCTTTGATAAGTCTATTATCGAAGAGCTAACCTCAATAAAGATATACGACTGGCCACCAGAAAAGTTTGAAGCGTTGAGGAAGCACTTGTGTGATTCTGATTTAACAGCGCTTAAGAATGCGATGGCTGAATATGATATTCATAAGTTGTTGAATACTTAA
- a CDS encoding NADH:flavin oxidoreductase — translation MSTLFTETHIGKMTLKNRFMRSATWENMATEDGHMTDKLYAIYEELAQGEVGLIVTGYANIVEEEKPNAGMMGMYNDSFIEEYQKLTQLVHDNDSKIVMQLAYGGTKTTHDLGERVIYAPSEVPEKGTQTLGKAMTKDEIDYIVDAFAQASLRAKKSGFDGVEIHAAHTYLINQFLSPYYNQREDEYGGSLENRMRFLLEIYTATRKLVGDDFPILVKLTASEFFEGGVTFDETRIVCKKLEQVGVDGIVVSGNIHGKADTMIGESHDGFTIQAEGYFHEYGHAISQDVNIPVITVGGLTDFDAIEAIANNTGIEYFALSRPLLSEPHLVKRWKEGDRSPVECERCSKCRTKRGNFCVVNKDRKVQLARM, via the coding sequence TTGAGCACTTTGTTTACAGAAACCCACATTGGCAAGATGACATTAAAGAACCGCTTCATGAGAAGTGCAACGTGGGAAAATATGGCCACCGAAGATGGGCATATGACAGATAAACTTTACGCTATCTATGAAGAGTTGGCTCAAGGTGAGGTCGGCTTGATCGTCACGGGTTACGCGAACATCGTTGAAGAAGAAAAGCCGAATGCGGGCATGATGGGGATGTATAACGACTCATTTATTGAAGAGTATCAAAAGCTGACTCAACTGGTTCATGACAACGACTCCAAAATCGTGATGCAATTGGCTTATGGTGGCACCAAAACCACGCATGATCTTGGCGAACGAGTGATTTACGCACCAAGTGAGGTTCCAGAAAAAGGAACTCAAACACTAGGCAAAGCGATGACCAAAGACGAGATCGACTACATTGTTGATGCCTTTGCTCAAGCGTCTTTGAGAGCAAAAAAGTCAGGCTTTGATGGAGTTGAAATTCATGCCGCTCACACTTACCTGATTAATCAGTTCTTAAGCCCTTACTACAACCAACGTGAAGATGAGTACGGCGGTAGCTTAGAAAACCGAATGAGATTCTTGTTAGAGATCTATACCGCGACGCGTAAGCTGGTGGGTGATGATTTCCCTATCTTGGTTAAGCTTACAGCGTCGGAGTTTTTTGAAGGTGGCGTGACCTTCGACGAAACACGTATTGTGTGTAAAAAGCTTGAACAAGTGGGCGTGGATGGCATTGTCGTGTCAGGTAATATTCATGGCAAAGCAGACACCATGATTGGCGAGTCGCACGATGGTTTTACCATTCAAGCTGAAGGCTACTTCCACGAATATGGTCACGCGATCAGCCAAGACGTTAATATCCCGGTTATCACGGTTGGCGGCCTGACAGATTTCGATGCTATCGAAGCGATTGCAAACAATACGGGCATTGAGTACTTCGCGCTTTCAAGACCGCTGCTTTCTGAACCGCATTTAGTTAAGCGTTGGAAAGAAGGGGATAGAAGCCCTGTTGAATGCGAACGATGCTCTAAGTGTCGCACTAAGCGCGGTAACTTCTGCGTGGTGAATAAAGACAGAAAAGTACAGCTTGCTCGAATGTAG
- a CDS encoding SDR family oxidoreductase, translating to MSTVVVWGAGSGLGAAIVEHFHKQDYQVIAIARNPEKNTRLAELGITTLRCDATDKEQVESVVAQLPKSALIVSSMGSFRADIPVDYIGHRHLTDALEANGIARFVLVTSLGCGDSWQYLSERSRKGFGAAVREKSLAEAWLASSSLDYTILRPGGLLDGEETGNGELSQQVEVHGVIYRQEVARLIEALLINEASIGQIYQCVDPTVKYG from the coding sequence ATGAGTACGGTCGTTGTATGGGGAGCAGGAAGTGGGCTAGGTGCTGCAATTGTTGAGCATTTTCACAAGCAAGATTATCAAGTGATAGCCATTGCGAGAAACCCAGAGAAGAACACGCGTTTAGCTGAACTTGGTATTACTACACTTCGCTGTGATGCTACCGATAAAGAACAAGTTGAATCTGTGGTTGCTCAGTTACCTAAATCTGCACTTATCGTTTCTAGCATGGGCAGCTTCAGAGCTGACATTCCTGTTGATTACATTGGGCACCGACATCTAACAGACGCGCTTGAAGCCAATGGCATCGCTCGATTTGTACTAGTAACGTCGTTGGGTTGTGGTGACTCTTGGCAGTATTTGTCGGAGCGATCTAGAAAAGGGTTTGGCGCGGCGGTTCGTGAAAAGTCGTTGGCTGAAGCTTGGTTAGCCTCGAGCTCTTTGGATTACACCATCTTACGCCCGGGTGGCTTGTTAGACGGTGAGGAAACTGGCAATGGTGAGCTTTCCCAGCAGGTCGAAGTTCATGGTGTGATTTACCGACAAGAAGTAGCACGACTTATTGAAGCTTTGCTAATCAATGAAGCGAGCATTGGGCAGATCTATCAGTGCGTTGATCCTACGGTTAAATATGGATAA